A single region of the Lysinibacillus sp. B2A1 genome encodes:
- a CDS encoding DUF2243 domain-containing protein has protein sequence MAISNMYEGKKHKHENRYQYGQQNLWTGLLFGLGVVAFIDEVVFHQLLHWHHFYDKSTANIGLVSDGLFHAFSFFATIGAAFLLADLHRKHGFWLKRWLGGIFLGAGVFQLYDGIIQHKFMRLHQIRYNVEILPYDIVWNVLAAILIIIGIVLLIQTNHQKS, from the coding sequence TTGGCCATATCTAATATGTACGAAGGAAAAAAACATAAACATGAAAACCGTTATCAATACGGACAACAAAATTTGTGGACGGGCTTATTATTTGGTTTAGGTGTAGTAGCATTTATAGATGAGGTAGTCTTTCATCAATTATTGCATTGGCACCATTTCTATGATAAATCTACAGCTAATATTGGATTAGTTTCAGATGGTTTATTCCATGCCTTTAGCTTTTTCGCAACAATCGGAGCTGCATTTTTACTCGCTGACCTTCATCGTAAACATGGTTTTTGGTTGAAAAGATGGCTTGGTGGTATTTTTCTTGGTGCAGGGGTGTTTCAACTATATGATGGCATCATTCAACACAAGTTCATGAGACTGCATCAAATCCGTTACAATGTCGAAATTCTTCCCTATGATATAGTTTGGAATGTACTTGCAGCAATTCTAATCATTATTGGTATAGTTTTACTAATACAAACCAATCATCAAAAGAGCTAG
- a CDS encoding alkaline phosphatase, producing MKYSKKWTSLFLASALTLSTVSIATPQVQAEEVKKPTNVIMLVMDGSSNNAITLSRWYKGESLAMDEILTGAMRTYSAESAITDSAPAATALATGHKSNDKFIGVLPSVVNSPGLEQVAKEDAFRPVANVLEGAKQQGKATGLISTSEIQHATPAGFSAHVNNRSQYGDIAEQQVYQNIDVVLGGGLESLSPGTTKNARKDGEDLLNVLKEKNYTLVKTREELLNSQASKIWGSFAPSALAYDFDRAKTRASEPTLAEMTEKAINTLKKDEDGFFLFVEGSKVDWAAHANDTIGIISDILSFDDAVKEAIDFAKEDGNTLVVAVTDHGNSGITMGNINTTSTYSSIPVSAYIDPLKKATMTIEGALGQLKEDQSNLIEVAALYGLDNLTEEELTTLKSAKDLGSEMVKMLANRANIGYTTGGHTGEDVFLYSFGPSKITGLVENTDLAHAVAKFMGFELDKLTDELYIPATKVFTEKGFTTKVDVADKENPTFIAQKADVTITIPVNKNSIVYKDASMNTSKTYTFDTINVYNGTEFYVSKKVLDTIK from the coding sequence ATGAAATATTCTAAAAAATGGACTTCTTTGTTTTTAGCAAGTGCTCTTACTTTATCAACAGTTAGTATCGCTACACCACAGGTACAGGCAGAAGAAGTAAAAAAACCAACAAATGTTATTATGCTTGTGATGGATGGTAGCAGTAATAATGCTATTACACTTTCGCGTTGGTATAAGGGAGAAAGCTTGGCAATGGATGAAATTTTAACAGGTGCCATGCGTACGTACTCTGCTGAGTCAGCTATCACAGATTCCGCTCCTGCAGCAACAGCTTTAGCAACTGGACATAAGTCGAATGATAAATTTATTGGTGTATTGCCATCTGTTGTTAATTCACCAGGATTGGAGCAAGTTGCTAAAGAGGACGCATTTAGACCAGTTGCGAATGTTTTGGAAGGAGCAAAACAGCAAGGCAAGGCCACAGGATTAATTTCTACCTCTGAAATCCAGCACGCTACACCAGCAGGCTTTTCAGCTCATGTTAATAATAGAAGCCAATATGGTGATATCGCTGAACAGCAAGTCTATCAAAATATTGATGTTGTTTTAGGTGGTGGCTTAGAATCTTTATCACCTGGAACAACCAAAAATGCGCGTAAAGATGGTGAGGATTTATTGAACGTCCTCAAGGAAAAAAATTATACTCTTGTCAAAACGCGAGAAGAACTACTAAACAGTCAAGCATCAAAAATTTGGGGTAGCTTTGCGCCAAGTGCCCTTGCTTACGATTTTGATCGTGCCAAAACAAGAGCATCTGAACCAACGCTTGCTGAAATGACAGAAAAAGCGATTAATACGCTGAAAAAGGATGAGGATGGCTTCTTCTTATTTGTGGAAGGAAGTAAGGTGGACTGGGCAGCTCATGCTAACGATACTATTGGGATCATTAGTGATATTTTATCGTTTGATGATGCGGTGAAAGAAGCAATCGATTTTGCAAAAGAAGATGGAAATACATTAGTGGTTGCCGTAACAGACCACGGCAATAGCGGTATTACAATGGGGAATATCAACACAACAAGTACTTATTCAAGCATTCCTGTATCAGCCTACATCGATCCATTGAAGAAAGCTACAATGACGATTGAAGGTGCGCTAGGGCAATTAAAAGAAGATCAATCAAACTTAATAGAAGTTGCTGCACTTTATGGTCTGGATAATCTAACAGAAGAAGAACTTACTACACTAAAATCTGCTAAAGATCTAGGCAGCGAAATGGTCAAAATGCTTGCAAATCGTGCCAATATTGGCTATACAACTGGTGGCCATACTGGTGAGGATGTATTCTTATACTCCTTCGGCCCCTCTAAAATAACTGGTCTTGTAGAAAATACAGATTTAGCACATGCAGTGGCAAAGTTTATGGGCTTTGAGTTAGATAAGCTAACAGACGAATTATATATACCTGCAACAAAAGTGTTTACTGAAAAAGGCTTCACAACAAAAGTTGATGTGGCAGATAAAGAAAATCCTACGTTTATTGCCCAAAAAGCTGATGTTACCATTACAATTCCAGTAAACAAAAATAGTATAGTGTATAAAGACGCTTCAATGAATACGTCTAAAACATATACATTTGATACAATCAATGTTTATAACGGTACTGAATTTTATGTTTCTAAAAAGGTTTTAGATACAATAAAATAA
- a CDS encoding pyridoxamine 5'-phosphate oxidase family protein, translating to MKPAIRMSNRACTDERKIKNFLVSAQTAFLGLVDDNMPYVIPLNFVCKDGIFYFHGANEGRKINIINSNTNACITISENYGTMVDPTPAETDTAYMSVIAKGKVEFVTDLDEATAAMQSMLDKYVPDYYKAPLSKTHIDKYQSSLGSKTVIFKIKPLNLTAKENLLTEQLKFYPGRFVTQDLR from the coding sequence ATGAAACCAGCAATTCGAATGTCAAATAGAGCCTGTACAGATGAAAGAAAAATCAAAAATTTTTTAGTAAGTGCTCAAACTGCCTTTCTTGGGCTAGTTGATGATAACATGCCATATGTTATTCCATTAAATTTTGTATGTAAGGATGGGATTTTTTATTTTCATGGAGCAAATGAAGGAAGGAAAATAAACATTATAAATAGCAATACAAATGCATGTATTACAATTAGTGAAAACTATGGCACTATGGTAGACCCAACGCCTGCCGAAACGGATACAGCCTACATGAGTGTTATTGCAAAGGGTAAAGTAGAATTTGTCACTGATTTAGATGAAGCAACTGCTGCCATGCAAAGTATGCTGGATAAATATGTACCAGATTATTATAAAGCGCCTTTATCGAAAACTCATATTGATAAATACCAATCATCCTTAGGCAGTAAAACAGTTATTTTTAAAATAAAACCACTAAATTTGACCGCAAAGGAAAATCTGTTAACTGAACAACTAAAATTTTATCCAGGAAGATTCGTTACACAGGATTTGAGGTAA